In a genomic window of Brassica rapa cultivar Chiifu-401-42 chromosome A10, CAAS_Brap_v3.01, whole genome shotgun sequence:
- the LOC103847140 gene encoding ATP-dependent Clp protease proteolytic subunit 2, mitochondrial: MRGLISGAKRLWTTPPPTAIATAIARRSYSVIPMVIETSSRGERAYDIFSRLLKERIICINGPINDDTSHVVVAQLLYLESENPSKPIHMYLNSPGGHVTAGLAIYDTMQYIRSPISTICLGQAASMASLLLAAGAKGQRRALPNASVMIHQPSGGYSGQAKDMTIHTKQIVRVWDALNQLYVKHTGQSIDVIEKNMDRDHFMTPEEAKAFGIIDEVIDERPLELVKDAVGGESKDKS, from the exons ATGAGGGGTCTGATCTCCGGCGCGAAGAGGCTATGGACAACACCACCACCGACGGCGATAGCCACCGCCATAGCGAGAAGAAGCTACAGCGTAATACCGATGGTTATCGAGACTTCATCGCGAGGCGAGAGAGCTTACGATATCTTCTCGCGCCTGCTCAAGGAGCGTATAATCTGCATCAACGGCCCCATAAACGACGACACGTCACACGTCGTCGTGGCTCAGCTTCTCTACCTCGAGTCCGAGAATCCTTCGAAGCCGATTCATATGTACCTCAATTCACCAGGCGGACACGTCACCGCCG GTCTTGCGATTTACGATACTATGCAGTACATTCGATCTCCGATAAGCACGATTTGTTTAGGCCAAGCTGCGTCCATGGCTTCTCTGCTCTTGGCAGCAGGTGCCAAGGGACAGAGACGGGCACTTCCAAACGCGAGCGTCATGATTCATCAACCTTCAGGAGGATATAGTGGACAAGCTAAGGATATGACTATCCACACGAAGCAGATTGTTCGTGTTTGGGATGCTTTGAACCAGCTGTACGTGAAACACACGGGGCAATCTATTGATGTGATTGAGAAAAACATGGATAGGGATCATTTCATGACTCCTGAGGAGGCTAAAGCGTTTGGTATAATAGACGAAGTGATTGATGAGAGACCATTGGAGCTGGTGAAGGATGCTGTTGGAGGTGAAAGCAAAGATAAAAGTTGA
- the LOC103847141 gene encoding uncharacterized protein At5g23160 produces MAKTDKRARERNGPSSYFLGCFGFSRKIYSDNKGMFETDKGGEMHTKMKKKNKKPSRWLLCSKFRSKNREIKPAPIEETEKQTLSVETDDKKKPVPLISRMADRKNIPAGEKTAVNHETKETKPKDLQVVTTDRSKPTEPSSRRDTCPERISNSTRYGKLDMKPSREKNGPRVEKFDPVIGISVIVLTLVIMLVWGRLCAILCTSAWCYFLPRLRDAAALAKRKRSGSDGSSCVPDLNSESYKRKVVMDGFLGRQNRVSLS; encoded by the exons ATGGCGAAAACCGATAAGAGAGCCCGAGAAAGAAACGGGCCTTCTTCGTATTTTCTAGGATGTTTTGGATTTTCCCGTAAAATATACTCCGACAACAAGGGGATGTTTGAGACGGACAAGGGTGGTGAGATGCAtacgaagatgaagaagaagaataagaagccAAGTCGGTGGCTTCTATGTTCTAAGTTTCGCTCGAAGAACAGAGAGATCAAACCGGCGCCCATCGAGGAAACGGAGAAACAGACTTTGAGTGTGGAAACTGATGATAAGAAGAAACCCGTCCCGCTGATAAGTCGTATGGCTGATCGTAAGAATATTCCGGCTGGTGAGAAGACCGCCGTGAATCATGAAACAAAAGAG ACAAAACCGAAGGACTTACAAGTCGTAACCACCGACCGATCGAAACCCACTGAGCCTTCCTCCAGAAGAGACACGTGTCCTGAACGTATATCCAACTCAACCCGTTACGGGAAACTCGACATGAAACCGTCTCGGGAGAAAAACGGGCCACGGGTCGAAAAGTTTGACCCGGTGATTGGTATTTCAGTCATTGTATTGACGCTGGTGATTATGCTAGTTTGGGGTCGGCTCTGTGCGATTCTATGTACATCCGCTTGGTGTTACTTTCTGCCTCGTCTTAGAGACGCAGCCGCGTTAGCAAAACGCAAACGCAGCGGTAGCGACGGTTCTTCGTGTGTGCCTGATTTGAATTCAGAGTCGTATAAAAGAAAAGTCGTTATGGACGGGTTTCTTGGCCGGCAAAATCGCGTTTCATTGTCGTGa